A window from Dendrosporobacter quercicolus encodes these proteins:
- the citX gene encoding citrate lyase holo-[acyl-carrier protein] synthase yields MSSGNRAKRHLPSLYRQESLAPGQNDNHEVIAINETIPPEPSAAPVTLAAVLAAKEYRAAARDELIGRRCVPVISLTINMPGPHKSGPEITSLLYTALTKLRHRLDAAGCELLEETVRHQYTGPFALLAVAGDAAAIKKLCMAIEDRTAYGRLLDIDVFDANGGQISRAGSASPPRSCFICPLPAAQCVRTQAHSPAEILLAAKKYLAAYQAARTSLWPQPVVAVATTALEAMLMEAACTPAPGLVDRYNSGAHQDMDFFTFIKSSSALSTAMFRFAQAGWEHDAQPAELLTVLRLIGLEAEAVMFKSTGGINTQKGLLFLLGILTASAACTIRRQPAGAFIDNIQAFTAAVCEGLVERELEILRSRLPDRNLTAGERLFLSHGISGIRGELAAGLPLVKSHGLPALRSALAAKAPLNDALVHALLALMTVAEDSTIFNRHGLDALRTVQQQASAIWLAGGMLTAGGRQRLAGLDQAFIAAKISPGGSADLLACTYFLHTLDHQLQTCKNG; encoded by the coding sequence ATGTCATCAGGAAACCGCGCTAAACGGCATTTGCCGTCTTTATACCGGCAGGAAAGCCTGGCTCCCGGCCAGAATGATAACCATGAGGTGATTGCTATTAATGAAACCATTCCCCCGGAGCCGTCTGCGGCTCCGGTTACTCTGGCGGCAGTTCTGGCGGCAAAGGAATACCGTGCGGCGGCGCGGGATGAATTAATCGGCCGCCGCTGCGTCCCGGTCATCAGCTTAACCATCAATATGCCCGGGCCTCATAAATCCGGCCCGGAGATTACCAGCCTGCTTTACACTGCTCTGACCAAGCTTCGGCATCGGCTTGACGCCGCAGGCTGCGAGCTGCTGGAAGAAACGGTCCGCCATCAGTATACCGGACCATTTGCCCTGCTGGCCGTCGCCGGAGACGCTGCTGCTATTAAAAAGCTTTGTATGGCAATAGAAGACCGGACCGCCTATGGGCGGCTGCTGGATATTGATGTTTTTGACGCCAATGGCGGCCAAATCAGCCGCGCCGGCAGCGCTTCTCCACCCCGCAGCTGTTTTATCTGTCCGCTCCCGGCCGCCCAATGCGTCAGAACGCAGGCCCACAGTCCGGCTGAAATACTGTTGGCGGCCAAAAAATATTTGGCGGCTTATCAGGCCGCTAGAACCAGTTTGTGGCCACAGCCGGTTGTCGCCGTCGCGACAACCGCGCTTGAGGCTATGCTGATGGAGGCTGCCTGCACACCGGCCCCGGGACTGGTTGACCGCTATAACAGCGGCGCCCATCAGGATATGGATTTTTTTACTTTTATCAAAAGCAGCAGCGCCCTTAGTACCGCCATGTTCCGTTTCGCCCAGGCCGGCTGGGAGCATGACGCGCAGCCGGCCGAACTGCTGACGGTTCTGCGCCTGATCGGCCTGGAGGCTGAAGCTGTGATGTTTAAGTCCACCGGCGGTATTAATACCCAAAAAGGTCTGCTCTTTCTGCTCGGCATACTAACGGCGTCAGCCGCCTGCACCATCCGCCGCCAGCCGGCAGGGGCCTTCATTGACAATATCCAGGCTTTCACTGCCGCCGTCTGTGAAGGCCTGGTTGAACGGGAGCTGGAAATACTGCGTTCCAGGTTGCCTGACCGAAACCTGACGGCAGGCGAACGGCTTTTTCTTTCCCACGGCATTTCCGGTATCCGGGGCGAATTGGCCGCAGGCCTGCCATTGGTGAAAAGCCACGGACTTCCGGCCCTGCGCAGCGCCCTGGCCGCCAAAGCCCCGCTCAATGACGCGCTTGTGCATGCACTGCTGGCCTTAATGACCGTTGCCGAGGACTCGACAATCTTCAACCGGCACGGCCTGGACGCCCTTAGAACCGTTCAACAGCAAGCTTCGGCCATTTGGCTGGCTGGCGGCATGCTGACAGCCGGCGGCCGCCAACGCCTGGCCGGTCTTGATCAGGCTTTTATCGCCGCCAAGATCAGTCCCGGTGGCAGCGCCGATCTGCTGGCCTGTACTTATTTTCTGCACACCCTGGATCATCAGCTGCAAACTTGCAAAAATGGTTAG